DNA sequence from the Pedobacter sp. W3I1 genome:
GAAAGTTTACATCAACAAGTATAATGCTTTAGGTGATTATGGCGGATTTGGTGTTCGCAGCAGGCTTTGGTTTAAGTTTAACGATAAGGCCTATTTATTAAATGATAAGGATAAAGGTTTACAGATTGAATTTAAAGATGGTAAAAAATTATTGTTTAGCAGCAATAAAATAGATGAGCTGGAAATGTTCCTGATTAATTTAAAAACGAAGTATAATATACAAGCAATACAATAAGAATGGCGGAGAAAGATAAAAAAGCTTTTGTATTAAGAATTAGTCCTGCTGTATTAAAAGAAGTAGAAACCTGGGCTGCTGATGAGTTTAGAAGTACGAACGGGCAGATTGAGTTTCTGCTCACCCAGGCCATAAAATCGAGAAAAAAGGGAAAAGCAAAAGAGGAGTAGCAGCAAGACTTCCGAGGTTGCAAAAGCCCGGAGCACCAGCCAACTGCAAATTGCGAATTGCAAACTAAAAATAATACGGGCGTTCCCCAATCCCGGGAATCCGGGAAAGGGTCGGGCTTTTCAGGGCTGCGCTGCGCTCCGGTACCGATGAAGTATCGGTACTGAACCCTTACAATCCCTAACGCTAATCACCCGTTTTAAATTAAGAGGTTGTATCATAAAAGCAATTTCGGCCCAGATGCTGTCATGTTAAGCTTGTCGAAACACCTTAAAGAATATTTAAATAGGTCCTTCCACTACTTGTCCCGATTCTTCCTATCGTGTGGACACATCTTTATATGTGTCCCATCCTTCTTTTGCTGCTCTAAAATACCTTAGTCCTATCCACAGTGTTGTTATTCCTGGTGTTCGCTTACTTTCATAACCTTTCCAGCCTCCCAATCTTGCCAGTACCCATACGTATCTTTTCAAATCTCTTGGCTTGTATGGGTTCTTCTGCTTTTCGGTTTTACCTTCAAGCCTGACAATCTGTTGTTCCATGAATTCCTGTTCCTCACTGTTAAAACAGGTGTCAGCACCAATTGCCAGTTCTGGCTGGGCATATGCCAGACGCATCAGAAACAGCTTTATCACTACCTCCATGATCATAAGGCTTTGTTTTCTAACTGATGAGGCATATTCCAGTTCACTGGCCTCAATATTGTACCCTTCTTTTTTGAGTATCTTGAACACTTCCTCTACTGTCCACCTCCAGCTGTACCACTCTATGCACATTTTGGCAATGGACGGCTCGGTTACTACTATGGTAGTCAAGAGTCTCCAACATATCTTATCTGTACCGCTATAGCCTACTTCTTTTGCTTCTATTAAATAAAGCTTGGTACTGGAATATACTCCTTTGCTGGTAGCATCAGTTTTGCATATTTCTACTTCCTTGTACCGGATCTCTATCTTCGCCTTTCTTTTTGGCCTTTTCCCTTTGGCATCCACCAATATTTCATAATCACCCTGTGACTGCTGATCTGAGAGGCAGTTAAACAGTTTACTCTTATCTTTTAGGGTTCTATTGGTCCTGGCCCTTATCAAAAGGTCTGTCTTTGCATCAGGTACAACTGCAAACTGCTCGTATATATCCCCTTCACGGTCCTGTATGATAACCATCCCCTCAACGGTGGGAGACAGTACTTTTTTGGTGTTATTGGATACCTCAATCCATTTATAGGATTCTTTCTCAGTAATGGGCAATTTGCTGTATTCACGCTCAAATTTTGAACGGAACTCCAGCGGCCTGTTCCATACCTTGATATCGGCATAGCCATATGGGGTACCGTCATGGGCATCAAGTACAAGGCTTGGATGGAGCATAAAGCCAAGTCCATGGTCACCCTTTGCATTTGTAGTACCGATAAAAGTATCCTTCTTTATCCTGTTACGATGGCTACCAAGGTTTATTTCGGTAGTATCCTGGATACAGACAACATACTTCCCATCGCTGGCCGCCCGGCAATTGGACGATAAATTAGCGATAATAGCCCCCTCACTTACCCGATCATTGGCAAGAAACCGATAGAAGCCCTTCGCCTCAGCCTCATCTTTGCTTAACTGACGTATGCTCTGGACACTGTTCCTGAAAAGTATATCCAGATTCTTATTACCCCTACTAACTAACCTTGAATCAGATAAACTCGTAAAACCTCTTGTTTGCATCCAACAAAGAAACAAATTATTCAGAAATGTGTCCACACGATAGGATTCTTCGGGAGGCTCAGGATGACAAATCTATATTTATGATACAACCTCTTCTAATGCTCCCTAAGCAGCACCGGCCCAAGTAATTTAAACCTGATGGCAGCGGCAGACCCGAAGTATGAGGGCTACAGCGAACAGCAGGACTGAACTCGCCCTAAGTATCACTGCAGCACCTTTCCAAAAATCAGTGAAAAGCTTATTATTTTCGAATGCGCTAAAATCATTTTTTATACGTTATTTTTAAACCTCAGCGGTTTTGGAAACCTGTGAGGTTTGACTAACTTAGCGGCCTAACCAAAAATTCATAAAATTAGTATACATGAAAGAAGTTGTAATTGTATCAGCTGTGCGAACGCCTATCGGCAGTTTTGGAGGTTCACTAGCTCAATTTTCTGCTACTCAGCTTGGTGGTTTTGCCATTAAAGCCGCCATTGAAAAAGCTGGATTAAAACCAGAACAGATCCAGGAAGTTTACATGGGTAATGTTTTATCTGCAAACCTGGGGCAAGCGCCAGCCACACAAGCTGCAAAATTGGCTGGTTTACCAGATTTACCTGCTACTACAATAAATAAAGTATGCGCTTCGGGCACAAAAGCAATTATGCTTGCTGCACAAAGTATTGCCAATGGCGATAACGATATTATTGTTGCCGGTGGAATGGAAAGCATGAGCAATGTTCCTTACTATTTAGATAAAGCAAGAAACGGTTACCGCCTGGGCCATGGACAGCTAACAGATGGTTTGGTAAAAGATGGCTTATGGGATGTTTATAACGATTACCATATGGGCTCTGCCGCCGAACTTTGTGCTGCAGAATGTAATATCAGCAGAGAAGCACAAGATAATTTTGCCATAGAATCATATAAAAGAGCACAAGCTGCACAAACTTCGGGCAAATTTGCTAGCGAAATTGTAGCTGTAGAAGTGAAAGACCGCAAAGGTGATATTACTTTGATTGATACAGATGACGAACCAACTGCCGTTAAATTTGATAAAATACCTTCCTTAAAACCAGTTTTCAAAAAAGATGGAACGGTAACTGCTGCAAATGCCTCTACCTTAAATGATGGCGCAGCGGCATTGGTTTTAATGAGCGCCGATAAGGCAAAAGAACTGGGTTTAGCCCCTTTGGCCAAAATATTAGGTTATGCTGATGCGCAACAAGCACCAGAATGGTTTACCACTGCGCCTTCGAAAGCAATTCCCCTTGCACTGCACAAAGCCAATATAAATATAAAAGATGTAGATTTTTTCGAGATCAACGAAGCTTTTTCTGTCGTTTCTATTGCGAATAATCAACTTTTAGAACTAAACGACAGCCAGGTTAACATTAATGGTGGTGCAGTTTCATTAGGTCACCCGCTTGGTGCATCAGGCGCCCGGATTGTGGTTACCTTACTTTCTGTATTATCGCAAAACAACGGAAAAATTGGTGTTGCCGGAATTTGTAACGGAGGAGGTGGTGCAAGCGCACTTGTTATTGAGAAATTATAGTTTTTAATTTTGCAGAATATTTGCGCATTCGATCGTATGAAACTTATCAGATTTTACATCCTGTTAATCTTTGGAACGCTGAGCTTTAGTATAAAAGCGCAACAAGTTCCAAACCAATTAAACGTTTTTCAGGATAGCCTGATCAAAATATCGGCAAGGGTTGTTGCGGCGCAAAGCGATGCGCAAAAATTAGAAGTAAACGGCAGTTTTGTAAAAACATTGGTTGAGGCTTTAAAAACCCCCAATTCTTTTTCTTATCCATTCGATTCGCTTAAAAACGTATCGGTAATTAAATCATCCGATTTGGCATTTAGGATTTTGAGCTGGTATGTACTGCTCGAAAACGGTACATACCGTTATTATGGAGCCATTCAGATGAACACCAAAAGCGGTCCATTGAAACTTTACCCCTTAATCGATCAGACTGAAAGTTTAGCCGACCCTAATAGCATTACCAATAACCAAAAATGGTTTGGAGCCAGGTATTACGAAATTGTTCCGGTAACGAGTGGGAATCGCTTGCCTTATTATATACTTTTAGGCTGGAAAGGAAATACACAGGCCACCACTAAAAAGGTAATCGACATCCTTTCATTCGACAAAGATAATCTCACTTTTGGCGCTCCTGTTTTTGAGGGAAAAGCGTTAAAGGGAAAAAACAGGATCATATTCGAATATGCCAAATCAAATGCAATGACTTTAAAAACCAATCTGAAAGCAGGAATGATTGTATTTGACCATCTGGCTTCATTTGATTCTGAGATAAAAGATAAATTCGAGTATTACGGATCAGACGGTACTTTTGATGGCTTTAAAATCATTGGCGGAAGGCTGAAACTGCAAGAAGATATCACGCTTAACAACGATCCAAACTCAAGCGATGAGCTTTATGCCGACCCAAAGAAAAATGTTAAACCCATCAGAAAGTTTTAACCTTTAACAAAGCTTAACAAATCATTTACCTAACACATCAGTGAAAAATTTGTGAGTTTGGCATTCGCTGACTATATTGCGCCCTGCTTAACTAGCTTAAACAACACACAAATTCTGAATTCATAAACTAAAACCAACAAATGTTTTATGCAAACATCTAATGAAACCATTAGTATTGACCATGATAAGGAACTAGACCTCCATTTAAATAGTCAAGGCGTTTCCCCTGAAAAATTATTTAGCCATCCGGTTGGCCTTTTTGTACTCTTTTTTACCGAAATGTGGGAAAGATTTAGCTACTATGGAATGCGGGCCATCCTGGTTT
Encoded proteins:
- a CDS encoding Arc family DNA binding domain-containing protein; translation: MAEKDKKAFVLRISPAVLKEVETWAADEFRSTNGQIEFLLTQAIKSRKKGKAKEE
- a CDS encoding IS4 family transposase, with amino-acid sequence MQTRGFTSLSDSRLVSRGNKNLDILFRNSVQSIRQLSKDEAEAKGFYRFLANDRVSEGAIIANLSSNCRAASDGKYVVCIQDTTEINLGSHRNRIKKDTFIGTTNAKGDHGLGFMLHPSLVLDAHDGTPYGYADIKVWNRPLEFRSKFEREYSKLPITEKESYKWIEVSNNTKKVLSPTVEGMVIIQDREGDIYEQFAVVPDAKTDLLIRARTNRTLKDKSKLFNCLSDQQSQGDYEILVDAKGKRPKRKAKIEIRYKEVEICKTDATSKGVYSSTKLYLIEAKEVGYSGTDKICWRLLTTIVVTEPSIAKMCIEWYSWRWTVEEVFKILKKEGYNIEASELEYASSVRKQSLMIMEVVIKLFLMRLAYAQPELAIGADTCFNSEEQEFMEQQIVRLEGKTEKQKNPYKPRDLKRYVWVLARLGGWKGYESKRTPGITTLWIGLRYFRAAKEGWDTYKDVSTR
- a CDS encoding acetyl-CoA C-acyltransferase, encoding MKEVVIVSAVRTPIGSFGGSLAQFSATQLGGFAIKAAIEKAGLKPEQIQEVYMGNVLSANLGQAPATQAAKLAGLPDLPATTINKVCASGTKAIMLAAQSIANGDNDIIVAGGMESMSNVPYYLDKARNGYRLGHGQLTDGLVKDGLWDVYNDYHMGSAAELCAAECNISREAQDNFAIESYKRAQAAQTSGKFASEIVAVEVKDRKGDITLIDTDDEPTAVKFDKIPSLKPVFKKDGTVTAANASTLNDGAAALVLMSADKAKELGLAPLAKILGYADAQQAPEWFTTAPSKAIPLALHKANINIKDVDFFEINEAFSVVSIANNQLLELNDSQVNINGGAVSLGHPLGASGARIVVTLLSVLSQNNGKIGVAGICNGGGGASALVIEKL